One stretch of Urocitellus parryii isolate mUroPar1 chromosome 12, mUroPar1.hap1, whole genome shotgun sequence DNA includes these proteins:
- the Rad51ap2 gene encoding RAD51-associated protein 2, with product MPFTHPTPPLGDLREPPSSLPSPEDPDSQPPGSKRLRLEEPGGVSEAGWRLLWLPRLSEVEVRELPPRPLEAFLIPMDAILGNPAASRVEQSVGGEQRSRLGGQDSRPPTPRSSQSLALRRVRASPRARGCRPGQLDRGASSAPCSGGARAGVGVGLPPPAASTRRRRRGRHRDRGRVFPSVLKDNSYIRQAENPFLDVTFYKEARSTLGEIKNRCEVDSVMPSNRKENNILSSILKIPKSQNQPSLEIAKPSYFRESITIRIPEFPTVLNSNVSFVYLKEIAKKKNDKLEAYVRDFTNIYWSQNRRDVKKQKLQDDKKSVDVENDLTGYYGSNPQSVSNQNNFESKKDLISLKYYHSSSIKCDVRDSKKNFIITLEKASREEAETSLNNYIPTRLEKSPNWDCNIGRILKRNRQSCWIMKSYKINCENMKKPREMNSLQLLVKDLVNKKDYYNTKVMNVSEQSKPLIIGMLGSQENLIRIDWLNGKGENDNILQLKYYTIQKDFDLSKIFQSFTTEIFNFLNSISGNKKDNNILAWYKILKGKKQIGIQNITTRNMNVNIKNDKYLKTRVLEHLIVILKINRASLFNNFDSLIRIENYSELKEGCIFKWIVHLNYPKNITMENSIVYLMWILTFSRLLENNMRPLLKKRKLFKTKQLLEGSKKENMDSFRTTFETHEKMEFDDVEKISLTKESSYKNMSCPEQLMNVENLAHCSLNTVKTHLKSGPQFIQNSHACNNKKYYEIKTYNKDLDTERKQEHSKISKFNSKCIFEDFFNVRQQAILASQNSLHREKVNTASTIQVPNSKNLLSENKEKKCDFVLKKEVKVTTQSLTDFCQLHNNNPVGKDDSFSPMHGRLSVQSGSLMRKKEHVEETQSVNQNNVRDRNEYESILQESELANSKYSHPKNDSALYVNLQFEANSSEGNNECFQDLNARCLSTEALTIEIDFETKSKFDLVLKELHMFHEISKENEIPSTVETTNGQKNYFGKSNDIEEEEIETEKDLKMIVAHKTGTSLPCEKVAGLSTHKTHQGLFKWKTIPNNGEQEVPNEHCCGTLKEQLLYSTSKEDAKKPLPKRPAVFPDECKEEKFNYLLREGSHFSHGISRVHPLKTCNRPIRIGLSRKARIKQLHPYLK from the exons ATGCCCTTCACACACCCCACGCCGCCGCTCGGCGATCTCAGGGAGCCTCCCTCCTCCTTACCTTCTCCGGAGGACCCTGATTCCCAACCGCCTGGTAGCAAGCGGCTCCGTCTGGAGGAGCCTGGCGGAGTCTCTGAGGCGGGGTGGCGGCTGCTTTGGCTGCCTCGCTTGTCTGAGGTAGAGGTCAGGGAGTTGCCGCCCCGGCCCCTCGAGGCCTTTCTTATTCCAATGGATGCGATTTTGGGTAACCCGGCAGCCTCGCGTGTGGAGCAGTCGGTCGGCGGGGAGCAGAGAAGCAGGCTGGGAGGCCAGGATAGCAGACCCCCGACGCCGCGCAGTTCGCAGTCCCTCGCCCTACGGCGCGTGCGCGCGAGTCCCAGGGCTCGCGGGTGCCGACCCGGGCAGCTGGACCGAGGCGCTTCCAGCGCGCCCTGCAGTGGGGGAGCTCGGGCCGGGGTCGGGGTCGGTCTGCCTCCGCCCGCAGCCTCCACGCGCCGCAGACGTCGAGGCAGACACCGGGACCGCGGGAGGGTGTTTCCGAGTGTTCTGAAAGACAATAGTTACATAAGGCAGGCAGAAAACCCATTTTTAGACGTTACCTTTTACAAGGAAGCTAGATCCACGTTGGGTGAAATTAAGAACAGATGTGAAGTTGACAGTGTTATGCCATCAAAtcgaaaagaaaacaacattttgTCATCTATACTAAAAATACCCAAATCTCAAAACCAGCCCAGCTTGGAAATTGCCAAACCCAGCTATTTTAGAGAGAGCATCACAATAAGGATCCCTGAGTTTCCAACGGTTTTAAATAGCAACGTGTCCTTTGTCTATTTAAAggaaatagcaaagaaaaagaatgacaaaCTTGAGGCATATGTTAGGGATTTCACAAACATTTACTGGTCCCAAAATAGACGGGATGTTAAGAAGCAAAAGTTACAGGATGATAAAAAAAGTGTAGATGTGGAAAACGATCTTACTGGATATTATGGAAGTAACCCCCAGTCAGTCAGCaaccaaaacaattttgagaGTAAAAAAGACTTGATCAGTTTAAAATACTATCATTCCAGTAGTATCAAGTGTGATGTAAGAGACTCTAAAAAGAATTTCATTATAACACTAGAAAAGGCAAGTCGGGAGGAAGCAGAAACAAGCCTGAACAATTATATACCTACCAGGTTGGAGAAATCCCCAAACTGGGACTGTAACATAGGACgtattttgaaaagaaacagGCAAAGTTGTTGGATTATGAAAAGTTACAAGATCAACTGTGAGAATATGAAAAAACCTAGAGAAATGAATTCGCTACAATTGCTAGTAAAAGATCTTGTAAACAAGAAAGATTATTACAATACAAAAGTCATGAATGTGAGTGAACAGTCAAAGCCTCTGATCATAGGAATGCTGGGTAGCcaagaaaatttaataagaattgaCTGGTTAAATGGTAAGGGAGAAAATGATAATATACTACAGTTGAAATACTACACTATACAAAAAGACTTTGATTTAAGCAAGATTTTTCAAAGTTTCActacagaaatttttaatttcctcaataGCATTTcaggaaataagaaagataataatattttggCCTGGTATAAAATTTTGAAAGGCAAAAAGCAAATTGGTATTCAAAATAtaacaaccagaaatatgaatgTCAACATAAAGaatgacaaatatttaaaaacccgTGTTTTAGAACATTTAattgtcattttgaaaattaacagAGCTTCTTTGTTCAATAACTTTGATTCTTtaataagaattgaaaattaTTCTGAATTGAAAGAAGGATGTATTTTCAAATGGATAGTGCATTTAAACTATCCAAAAAATATTACAATGGAAAATTCTATTGTATATCTAATGTGGATTTTAACTTTTTCAAGACTCTTAGAAAATAATATGAGACCTttgttaaagaaaagaaagctgtTTAAAACCAAACAACTTCTTGAAGgatctaagaaagaaaacatggattCCTTCAGGACAACTTttgaaacacatgaaaaaatggaaTTTGATGACGTGGAAAAAATTTCTTTGACAAAGGAATCTAGTTATAAGAATATGAGTTGTCCTGAACAACTCATGAATGTAGAAAATTTGGCTCACTGTAGTCTTAATACTGTTAAAACACACCTGAAGTCTGGTCCTCAATTTATACAGAATAGCCAtgcatgtaataataaaaaatattatgaaataaaaacatataacaaAGATTTAGATACTGAAAGAAAGCAGGAGCACAGTAAGATTAGTAAATTCAATTCTAAATGCATATTTGAAGATTTCTTTAATGTTAGGCAACAGGCCATATTGGCAAGCCAAAATTCATTACATAGGGAAAAGGTCAATACCGCATCTACAATTCAAGTGCCAAATTCCAAGAACTTACTaagtgaaaacaaagaaaaaaaatgtgactttgttttgaagaaagaagtaaaagtcACAACACAAAGTTTAACAGATTTCTGCCAACTTCACAACAATAATCCAGTAGGAAAGGATGATAGTTTTTCCCCAATGCATGGCAGGCTTTCTGTGCAGTCAGGGTcattaatgagaaagaaagaacatgtgGAAGAAACTCAATCTGTTAATCAAAATAATGTAAGGGACAGAAATGAATATGAGAGTATTTTGCAAGAAAGTGAGTTAGCTAATTCAAAGTATTCTCATCCAAAGAATGACTCTGCATTATATGTTAATCTTCAATTTGAAGCTAATTCAAGTGAAGGAAACAATGAATGTTTTCAGGATTTAAATGCTAGATGTTTATCAACAGAAGCTCTGACAATAGAAATAGATTTTGAGACGAAAAGTAAATTTGATTTAGTACTTAAAGAACTTCATATGTTTCATGAAATcagtaaggaaaatgaaattccAAGCACTGTGGAAACAACCAATGGGcaaaaaaattactttggaaaaAGTAATGATattgaggaagaagaaatagagacagaaaaagatttgaaaatgatTGTAGCCCACAAAACCGGCACATCTTTGCCCTGTGAAAAGGTAGCAGGTCTTAGTACACATAAAACCCACCAAGGtttatttaaatggaaaacaatacCCAATAATGGAGAACAGGAAGTTCCCAATGAGCATTGCTGTGGTACATTAAAGGAACAATTACTCTATTCTACTTCCAAGGAAG ATGCTAAAAAACCTTTACCTAAAAGACCTGCTGTTTTTCCTGATGAatgtaaggaagaaaaatttaattatctACTGAGGGAAG GTAGTCATTTTTCACATGGCATTTCAAGAGTACATCCACTTAAGACATGCAACCGACCAATCAGGATTGGCTTGTCAAGAAAAGCTAGGATTAAACAACTTCATCCCTACCTGAAATAA